One window from the genome of Cryptomeria japonica chromosome 6, Sugi_1.0, whole genome shotgun sequence encodes:
- the LOC131069837 gene encoding bark storage protein A — protein MKMRLIFLFLFVTLFMVSKLTLALPSSETLKAIQQINEHGPYLGLVVPNAYEMDPLLQSQHFKPSKTFPILDLQGRRFHIGRIHKHGVIVVMSGLSMLNSGLTTQLLLSFFSVKGIIHFGIAGNADPSLYVGYVTIPQYWAHTGLWNWQRFGDGPNDELSLEVDGDYTRKLGYLHFTKFTTPSGNSDNLLNNVWYQPEEVFPTTGTPEVREHAFWVPVDKHYYQIAKKLENFTLESCLNATTCLSHTPKVLRVEKGSSANVFVDNGAYRDFIHTKFNITAIDMESAAVALVCLEQGVPFIVIRALSDLAGGSSQSNEASVFGGLASQNAADTTIQFLKLLS, from the exons ATGAAGATGAGGCTCATCTTCCTCTTCCTGTTTGTGACATTGTTTATGGTGAGCAAACTAACGCTTGCACTTCCATCTTCTGAGACTCTCAAAGCAATACAGCAAATCAATGAGCATGGCCCCTATCTGGGTTTGGTTGTTCCCAATGCCTACGAAATGGATCCTCTTCTTCAGTCTCAGCATTTCAAGCCCTCCAAAACATTCCCTATTTTAGATCTGCAAG GGAGAAGATTTCACATAGGTAGGATTCATAAGCATGGAGTCATCGTTGTTATGTCAGGACTCTCAATG CTGAATTCAGGACTGACTACCCAATTACTACTGAGCTTCTTCAGTGTGAAAGGAATTATACACTTTGGGATTGCAGGAAATGCAGACCCATCTTTGTATGTTGGATATGTCACCATTCCTCAGTATTGGGCTCATACAGGCCTATGGAATTGGCAG AGATTTGGTGATGGACCCAATGATGAGCTTTCTTTAGAAGTGGATGGGGATTACACCAGGAAGCTTGGATACCTCCATTTCACCAAATTCACTACACCATCTGGAAACTCAGATAACCTTCTTAATAATGTATGGTATCAACCAGAGGAAGTCTTTCCAACAACTGGAACTCCAGAGGTTCGAGAGCATGCCTTCTGGGTGCCTGTGGATAAGCATTACTATCAAATTGCAAAGAAACTTGAG AATTTCACACTGGAATCCTGTCTGAATGCAACAACTTGCCTGTCACATACACCCAAGGTCCTGAGAGTAGAAAAAGGATCAAGTGCAAATGTATTTGTGGACAATGGAGCATACAGGGACTTTATTCATACAAAATTCAATATAACAGCCATTGATATGGAGAGTGCAGCTGTGGCACTAGTGTGTCTTGAACAGGGAGTTCCATTCATAGTAATAAGGGCACTTTCTGATTTGGCAGGAGGGTCTTCTCAGAGCAATGAAGCCTCTGTGTTTGGTGGCCTGGCAAGCCAAAATGCAGCTGATACCACAATTCAATTTTTGAAGTTGTTAAGCTAA